Proteins encoded by one window of Vidua chalybeata isolate OUT-0048 chromosome 15, bVidCha1 merged haplotype, whole genome shotgun sequence:
- the FOXI1 gene encoding forkhead box protein I1: MSFFDPQSHSPPRCSPQFPNIGQEPPEMNIYYENFFHPQNVPSPQRPSTFETTDYSSTPNPYLWLNGPSITPPPYLPGSNASPFIPQSYGMQRQLLPNVHGLGGTDLGWLPLPSQEELMKLVRPPYSYSALIAMAIHGAPDKRLTLSQIYQYVADNFPFYNKSKAGWQNSIRHNLSLNDCFKKVPRDEDDPGKGNYWTLDPNCEKMFDNGNFRRKRKRKSDIEASAAALASEKSEDSTLTGSPKAAEHQDILENSSPGTDNSPEKGSPPPSSSSPCLSNFLSSMTAYVHGSSSGSRSGPVGLSSEPIDKMGQNMVGFNSYSPLSSIPSHGVGDWSNSMPSSHLGHSNSVLNQFNTHFYSSLSTNNTLYSREGTEV, from the exons ATGAGCTTCTTTGACCCACAGTCGCACTCCCCTCCACGCTGCAGCCCACAGTTCCCAAATATCGGCCAAGAGCCTCCGGAGATGAATATCTACTACGAGAACTTCTTCCATCCGCAGAACGTCCCGAGTCCCCAGCGACCGAGCACCTTTGAGACGACAGATTACAGCAGCACTCCCAATCCTTACCTCTGGCTAAATGGACCTTCCATCACCCCCCCACCGTACCTGCCGGGCTCCAACGCCAGCCCCTTCATCCCGCAGTCGTACGGGATGCAGAGGCAGCTCTTGCCCAACGTGCACGGCTTGGGAGGAACCGACCTTGGCTGGCTTCCCCTCCCGTCCCAAGAGGAGCTCATGAAGTTGGTGAGACCACCTTACTCCTACTCTGCCCTCATTGCCATGGCCATCCACGGGGCACCTGATAAGAGGCTGACTCTGAGCCAGATCTACCAGTACGTGGCTGACAACTTCCCGTTCTacaacaaaagcaaagctgGCTGGCAGAATTCCATACGGCACAACTTGTCTCTCAACGACTGCTTCAAGAAGGTGCCTCGAGATGAAGATGATCCAG GAAAAGGGAATTACTGGACTCTGGACCCGAACTGTGAGAAGATGTTTGACAATGGAAACTTTCGCAGGAAGCGGAAGAGAAAGTCTGACATTGaggccagtgctgctgctcttgcgTCTGAAAAATCCGAGGACAGTACCCTGACTGGCAGCCCCAAAGCTGCAGAGCATCAGGATATCTTGGAAAACTCATCACCTGGGACTGACAATTCACCTGAGAAAGgatctcctcctccctcctccagcagcccgTGCCTCAGTAACTTCCTCTCCAGCATGACCGCCTATGTCCACGGCTCCAGCTCGGGGAGCCGCTCCGGCCCCGTGGGACTCAGCTCTGAACCCATTGACAAAATGGGGCAGAACATGGTAGGCTTCAATTCCTACTCCCCACTCTCCAGTATTCCCAGCCATGGTGTGGGAGACTGGTCCAATTCCATGCCTTCCAGTCACCTTGGCCACAGCAACTCAGTGCTCAACCAGTTTAACACCCATTTTTacagcagcctcagcacaaACAACACCCTGTActccagggaagggacagaggtTTAA